A genomic segment from Corylus avellana chromosome ca5, CavTom2PMs-1.0 encodes:
- the LOC132180332 gene encoding chalcone synthase, with protein MASVEEIRKAQRAHGPANILAIGTATPSNCVSQVDYPDYYFRITNSDHMTELKEKFRRMCDKSMIKKRYMHLDENILKENPNMCAYMAPSLDARQDIVVVEVPKLGKEAATKAIKEWGQPKSKITHLVFCTTSGVDMPGADYQLTKLLGLRPSVKRLMMYQQGCFAGGTVLRLAKDLAENNKGARVLVVCSEITAVTFRGPTDTHLDSLVGQALFGDGAAAIIVGADPDTSIERPLFELVSAAQTILPDSDGAIDGHLREVGLTFHLLKDVPGIISKNIEKSLAEAFAPLGIRDWNSLFWIAHPGGPAILDQVESKLGLKEEKLRATRHVLSEYGNMSSACVLFILDEMRRNSVEEGKATTGEGLEWGVLFGFGPGLTVETVVLHSIPVPVAAIH; from the exons ATGGCGTCCGTGGAGGAAATCCGCAAGGCTCAGCGAGCACATGGTCCCGCAAACATTTTAGCCATCGGCACAGCCACTCCCTCCAACTGCGTCTCTCAAGTTGATTATCCCGACTATTACTTTCGGATCACCAACAGCGACCACATGACCGAGTTGAAGGAGAAGTTCAGACGCATGT GTGATAAATCGATGATAAAGAAACGTTACATGCACTTGGATGAAAATATTCTCAAGGAAAATCCCAACATGTGCGCGTACATGGCTCCGTCTCTTGACGCGCGTCAAGACATAGTGGTCGTGGAGGTGCCAAAGCTTGGGAAGGAAGCGGCAACAAAGGCAATCAAAGAGTGGGGGCAGCCCAAATCCAAAATCACCCACCTCGTCTTCTGTACAACCTCAGGTGTAGACATGCCCGGTGCCGATTACCAACTCACCAAGCTTCTCGGCCTTCGACCCTCCGTCAAGCGCTTGATGATGTACCAGCAGGGCTGCTTCGCCGGTGGCACCGTCCTCCGTCTCGCCAAGGACTTGGCCGAGAACAACAAAGGTGCTCGTGTTCTCGTCGTCTGTTCCGAGATCACAGCTGTCACTTTCCGTGGGCCCACTGATACCCACTTGGACTCCCTCGTTGGACAGGCCCTTTTCGGTGATGGTGCCGCAGCAATTATTGTGGGTGCCGACCCCGATACATCCATTGAACGCCCACTTTTCGAACTCGTATCGGCGGCGCAGACAATTCTTCCCGATTCTGACGGTGCCATTGATGGACACTTGCGCGAGGTGGGTCTTACCTTTCACTTGTTGAAGGACGTGCCGGGGATAATATCGAAGAACATTGAGAAAAGCTTGGCGGAGGCTTTTGCTCCGCTGGGTATAAGGGATTGGAACTCTCTGTTTTGGATTGCACACCCGGGTGGGCCGGCCATTCTTGACCAGGTTGAGTCGAAGCTGGGACTGAAAGAGGAGAAACTCAGAGCAACTCGGCACGTTCTGAGCGAGTACGGGAACATGTCGAGTGCATGTGTGCTCTTCATATTGGACGAGATGAGGAGGAATTCTGTGGAGGAAGGAAAGGCCACCACCGGAGAAGGGTTGGAGTGGGGTGTTCTCTTCGGGTTTGGGCCCGGTTTGACCGTCGAGACGGTGGTGCTGCACAGTATTCCAGTGCCCGTGGCGGCCATTCACTGA
- the LOC132180333 gene encoding serine/threonine-protein kinase CDG1, which produces MSGHLAAIIGGAAGAVALVGIVIFFIWFCLCHKRSVSRTSETGSSDPSIQVGRHVGVELSLRETRRFEMEELSVATKHFSDKNLIGEGKFGEVYQGLLNDGMHVAIKKRPGAPSQEFIDEVLYLSPIRHRNLVILLGYCQENNQQFLVYEYIHSGSVSSHLYGTGQHSREKLDFKHRVAIALGAAKGLAHLHSQSPRLIHKDFKTANVLFDANHIAKVADAGLRNFLGRVDIAGPSSQVTADEIFLAPEVREFRRFSEKSDVYSFGVFLLELVSGQEATEPPSFDSSQNLVEWVQNNQEYSKFSNIIDQRLENTFTAEVMEEVIQLIVRCVEPSSERRPAMSYVVMELERLLEKEQRLTTVMGEGTETVILGSYLFRATK; this is translated from the exons ATGTCAGGGCATCTTGCAGCAATAATAGGAGGTGCTGCAGGGGCCGTGGCATTGGTGGGGATAGTTATCTTCTTTATATGGTTCTGTCTTTGTCACAAAAGAAGCGTTTCAAGAACTTCTGAGACAGGGTCCTCTGATCCGTCTATTCAAg TGGGAAGACATGTTGGGGTTGAGTTGTCATTACGAGAAACAAGGCGTTTTGAGATGGAAGAATTGTCTGTTGCCACAAAACATTTCAGTGATAAAAATTTAATCGGGGAAGGAAAGTTTGGGGAGGTATATCAGGGATTGCTTAATGATGGGATGCATGTGGCCATCAAAAAGCGACCTGGAGCACCTAGCCAGGAATTTATTGATGAG GTACTCTACCTTTCACCTATTCGGCATCGGAATCTTGTGATTCTATTGGGCTACTGCCAGGAAAATAATCAGCAGTTTCTCGTATATGAATATATACATAGTGGAAGCGTCTCCAGTCACTTGTATG GAACGGGTCAACATTCACGCGAAAAGTTAGATTTCAAGCATAGAGTTGCAATAGCTCTAGGGGCAGCTAAAG GTTTGGCTCATCTTCACTCTCAGAGTCCCCGTTTGATACATAAGGATTTCAAGACGGCCAATGTTCTTTTTGATGCAAATCATATAGCTAAGGTTGCAGATGCAGGACTTCGTAATTTCCTCGGAAGAGTTGATATAGCAGGCCCATCTTCTCAAGTGACAGCAGATGAGATATTCCTGGCCCCGGA AGTGCGAGAGTTCAGACGGTTTTCTGAAAAAAGTGATGTATACAGTTTTGGGGTATTCCTACTGGAGCTAGTAAGCGGGCAGGAAGCAACGGAACCACCTTCTTTTGACTCAAGTCAGAACCTGGTTGAATGG GTGCAAAATAATCAAGAATATAGCAAGTTTTCAAACATCATCGATCAAAGATTGGAGAATACCTTTACAGCTGAAGTTATGGAAGAGGTTATACAACTGATAGTTCGATGTGTGGAACCTTCGAGCGAGAGGCGACCTGCCATGAGCTATGTGGTTATGGAACTTGAGCGGTTACTTGAGAAAGAGCAGAGGTTGACAACAGTCATGGGGGAAGGGACAGAAACAGTGATCCTCGGAAGCTACTTGTTTagagcaacaaaataa
- the LOC132180334 gene encoding UPF0496 protein At3g19330-like isoform X1, which translates to MLHCLSLKSSPSTSSPALPPPHPPQSQGNSTQDTPRSSAQASPAANLTREYTLTVQSNSYNEIWSRIHPTTTTTTVHNEETHQLLLAQVLHPNRECVEDALRHAKSNTLTALVKAYFDHSENATHLCLLLHHSIYRARVIYNPLHALLDVLPLDSDSQSHSSLLTQSQCNRAFDLFLQFDHLDNPFPSPESHNFNDMRCCFSQLKQQLDSRIRRSRSRIRFLRRATASSAVCVVCTAVGTAVAVAAHTLVAFVAGTFCTAYLAPPHKFTRKEAAHLAQLDAALRGTYVLNNELDTIDRLVARLHNAVDNDKFLIRLGLERGREKHPIMEVIKQLGKNHLNFLQLLQDLEEHICLCFNTVNRARALLLQEVHLHQSLMSRNYRHGQGAQLAANSHENFVHSPG; encoded by the exons ATGCTCCACTGCCTCTCCCTCAAATCATCACCATCAACGTCCTCGCCGGCACTGCCTCCTCCTCATCCTCCGCAGTCTCAAG GGAATTCGACCCAGGACACACCCAGATCGAGCGCTCAAGCGTCACCCGCCGCCAACCTGACTCGCGAATACACCCTCACTGTCCAATCCAATTCCTACAACGAGATATGGTCTAGAATTCatcccaccaccaccactaccACCGTTCATAACGAAGAGACCCACCAGCTACTATTGGCGCAGGTGCTTCACCCCAACCGAGAATGCGTTGAAGACGCCCTTCGCCACGCCAAGTCCAACACCCTCACCGCTCTCGTCAAAGCTTACTTCGACCATAGCGAGAACGCCACCCATCTCTgcctcctcctccaccacagCATCTACCGTGCACGCGTAATCTACAACCCTCTCCATGCCCTCCTCGATGTCCTTCCTCTCGACTCTGACTCTCAGTCCCACTCTTCCCTTCTCACCCAATCCCAGTGCAATCGTGCCTTCGACCTCTTCCTCCAGTTCGACCACCTCGACAACCCTTTCCCTTCCCCCGAATCCCATAACTTCAACGACATGCGCTGCTGCTTCTCCCAGCTCAAGCAACAGCTCGACTCCCGCATCCGCAGGTCTCGCTCTCGTATCCGCTTCCTCCGCCGTGCCACTGCCTCCTCCGCCGTTTGTGTCGTTTGCACTGCCGTCGGGACTGCTGTTGCCGTTGCCGCTCACACCCTTGTCGCCTTTGTTGCCGGTACCTTCTGCACTGCCTACCTTGCTCCACCTCACAAGTTTACTCGCAAAGAAGCTGCCCATCTCGCACAACTTGACGCTGCTCTTAGGGGCACTTATGTTCTAAACAACGAGCTCGACACCATTGACCGCCTTGTTGCCCGTCTGCACAATGCGGTCGACAATGACAAGTTCCTCATTCGACTTGGGTTGGAGAGGGGCAGGGAAAAGCATCCCATCATGGAGGTCATCAAACAGCTCGGCAAGAACCATCTTAATTTCCTGCAGCTGCTCCAAGATCTTGAGGAACATATATGCCTCTGCTTTAACACTGTCAATAGGGCCAGAGCTCTGCTCCTGCAGGAGGTCCATCTTCATCAATCTT TAATGTCAAGAAATTACAGACATGGGCAAGGAGCTCAATTAGCAGCTAATTCTCACGAAAACTTCGTACACAGTCCAGGCTGA
- the LOC132180334 gene encoding UPF0496 protein At3g19330-like isoform X2, with amino-acid sequence MLHCLSLKSSPSTSSPALPPPHPPQSQGNSTQDTPRSSAQASPAANLTREYTLTVQSNSYNEIWSRIHPTTTTTTVHNEETHQLLLAQVLHPNRECVEDALRHAKSNTLTALVKAYFDHSENATHLCLLLHHSIYRARVIYNPLHALLDVLPLDSDSQSHSSLLTQSQCNRAFDLFLQFDHLDNPFPSPESHNFNDMRCCFSQLKQQLDSRIRRSRSRIRFLRRATASSAVCVVCTAVGTAVAVAAHTLVAFVAGTFCTAYLAPPHKFTRKEAAHLAQLDAALRGTYVLNNELDTIDRLVARLHNAVDNDKFLIRLGLERGREKHPIMEVIKQLGKNHLNFLQLLQDLEEHICLCFNTVNRARALLLQETLVRLLKIRWLVVVLSI; translated from the exons ATGCTCCACTGCCTCTCCCTCAAATCATCACCATCAACGTCCTCGCCGGCACTGCCTCCTCCTCATCCTCCGCAGTCTCAAG GGAATTCGACCCAGGACACACCCAGATCGAGCGCTCAAGCGTCACCCGCCGCCAACCTGACTCGCGAATACACCCTCACTGTCCAATCCAATTCCTACAACGAGATATGGTCTAGAATTCatcccaccaccaccactaccACCGTTCATAACGAAGAGACCCACCAGCTACTATTGGCGCAGGTGCTTCACCCCAACCGAGAATGCGTTGAAGACGCCCTTCGCCACGCCAAGTCCAACACCCTCACCGCTCTCGTCAAAGCTTACTTCGACCATAGCGAGAACGCCACCCATCTCTgcctcctcctccaccacagCATCTACCGTGCACGCGTAATCTACAACCCTCTCCATGCCCTCCTCGATGTCCTTCCTCTCGACTCTGACTCTCAGTCCCACTCTTCCCTTCTCACCCAATCCCAGTGCAATCGTGCCTTCGACCTCTTCCTCCAGTTCGACCACCTCGACAACCCTTTCCCTTCCCCCGAATCCCATAACTTCAACGACATGCGCTGCTGCTTCTCCCAGCTCAAGCAACAGCTCGACTCCCGCATCCGCAGGTCTCGCTCTCGTATCCGCTTCCTCCGCCGTGCCACTGCCTCCTCCGCCGTTTGTGTCGTTTGCACTGCCGTCGGGACTGCTGTTGCCGTTGCCGCTCACACCCTTGTCGCCTTTGTTGCCGGTACCTTCTGCACTGCCTACCTTGCTCCACCTCACAAGTTTACTCGCAAAGAAGCTGCCCATCTCGCACAACTTGACGCTGCTCTTAGGGGCACTTATGTTCTAAACAACGAGCTCGACACCATTGACCGCCTTGTTGCCCGTCTGCACAATGCGGTCGACAATGACAAGTTCCTCATTCGACTTGGGTTGGAGAGGGGCAGGGAAAAGCATCCCATCATGGAGGTCATCAAACAGCTCGGCAAGAACCATCTTAATTTCCTGCAGCTGCTCCAAGATCTTGAGGAACATATATGCCTCTGCTTTAACACTGTCAATAGGGCCAGAGCTCTGCTCCTGCAGGAG ACTTTAGTCCGCTTGctcaaaatcagatggctgGTGGTGGTTCTAAGTATTTAA
- the LOC132180334 gene encoding UPF0496 protein At3g19330-like isoform X3, translating into MLHCLSLKSSPSTSSPALPPPHPPQSQGNSTQDTPRSSAQASPAANLTREYTLTVQSNSYNEIWSRIHPTTTTTTVHNEETHQLLLAQVLHPNRECVEDALRHAKSNTLTALVKAYFDHSENATHLCLLLHHSIYRARVIYNPLHALLDVLPLDSDSQSHSSLLTQSQCNRAFDLFLQFDHLDNPFPSPESHNFNDMRCCFSQLKQQLDSRIRRSRSRIRFLRRATASSAVCVVCTAVGTAVAVAAHTLVAFVAGTFCTAYLAPPHKFTRKEAAHLAQLDAALRGTYVLNNELDTIDRLVARLHNAVDNDKFLIRLGLERGREKHPIMEVIKQLGKNHLNFLQLLQDLEEHICLCFNTVNRARALLLQE; encoded by the exons ATGCTCCACTGCCTCTCCCTCAAATCATCACCATCAACGTCCTCGCCGGCACTGCCTCCTCCTCATCCTCCGCAGTCTCAAG GGAATTCGACCCAGGACACACCCAGATCGAGCGCTCAAGCGTCACCCGCCGCCAACCTGACTCGCGAATACACCCTCACTGTCCAATCCAATTCCTACAACGAGATATGGTCTAGAATTCatcccaccaccaccactaccACCGTTCATAACGAAGAGACCCACCAGCTACTATTGGCGCAGGTGCTTCACCCCAACCGAGAATGCGTTGAAGACGCCCTTCGCCACGCCAAGTCCAACACCCTCACCGCTCTCGTCAAAGCTTACTTCGACCATAGCGAGAACGCCACCCATCTCTgcctcctcctccaccacagCATCTACCGTGCACGCGTAATCTACAACCCTCTCCATGCCCTCCTCGATGTCCTTCCTCTCGACTCTGACTCTCAGTCCCACTCTTCCCTTCTCACCCAATCCCAGTGCAATCGTGCCTTCGACCTCTTCCTCCAGTTCGACCACCTCGACAACCCTTTCCCTTCCCCCGAATCCCATAACTTCAACGACATGCGCTGCTGCTTCTCCCAGCTCAAGCAACAGCTCGACTCCCGCATCCGCAGGTCTCGCTCTCGTATCCGCTTCCTCCGCCGTGCCACTGCCTCCTCCGCCGTTTGTGTCGTTTGCACTGCCGTCGGGACTGCTGTTGCCGTTGCCGCTCACACCCTTGTCGCCTTTGTTGCCGGTACCTTCTGCACTGCCTACCTTGCTCCACCTCACAAGTTTACTCGCAAAGAAGCTGCCCATCTCGCACAACTTGACGCTGCTCTTAGGGGCACTTATGTTCTAAACAACGAGCTCGACACCATTGACCGCCTTGTTGCCCGTCTGCACAATGCGGTCGACAATGACAAGTTCCTCATTCGACTTGGGTTGGAGAGGGGCAGGGAAAAGCATCCCATCATGGAGGTCATCAAACAGCTCGGCAAGAACCATCTTAATTTCCTGCAGCTGCTCCAAGATCTTGAGGAACATATATGCCTCTGCTTTAACACTGTCAATAGGGCCAGAGCTCTGCTCCTGCAGGAG TAA
- the LOC132180336 gene encoding UPF0496 protein At3g19330-like, with amino-acid sequence MSLKSPSSSTTSSAPPHSQAAGNSAEDTLRSTAESSLLTIVNFSQKYAHSLQTKSFEDMWSKIHPTTAPHQLRWEQVLDPDPNCVEDALLHAKSDTLTALAKPYFDSTENAAHICHLLLGSLSSARALYAGLHAFLPLHSDSPSHSSFTQSECNSAFDLFQEFDLPGNPFASHHSHSFDGMRHCFSQLKKHLHKSRSRVRSWGCCCKEAARMAQLDDALSSTIVLNEELNNLDCLVRRLCGAVDNDKSLFRMALERESEKHFIINIILTDVVKDLRKNHQSFQELEERICICFKSINKARALLLQEIRLHHT; translated from the exons ATGTCCCTGAAATCACCATCATCATCCACAACTTCCTCTGCACCTCCGCATTCTCAAG CCGCAGGGAATTCGGCGGAGGACACGCTCAGATCGACCGCTGAATCCTCGCTCCTCACCATCGTCAACTTCAGTCAGAAATACGCCCACTCTCTCCAAACGAAATCCTTCGAAGATATGTGGTCCAAAATTCACCCCACCACCGCCCCCCACCAGCTACGATGGGAGCAGGTGCTTGATCCAGACCCAAATTGCGTGGAAGACGCCCTTCTCCACGCCAAGTCCGACACCCTCACCGCTCTCGCCAAACCCTACTTCGACAGCACCGAAAACGCCGCCCATATCTGCCACCTCCTTCTCGGCAGCCTCTCTAGTGCGCGAGCCCTCTACGCGGGTCTCCACgcctttcttcctcttcactCTGACTCCCCCTCCCATTCCTCCTTCACCCAATCCGAGTGCAACAGTGCCTTCGACCTCTTCCAGGAGTTCGATCTCCCCGGAAACCCTTTCGCCTCTCATCACTCCCACAGTTTCGACGGCATGCGCCACTGCTTCTCCCAGCTCAAGAAACATCTCCACAAGTCCCGCTCTCGTGTCCGCAGCTGGGGTTGCTGCTGCAAAGAAGCTGCCCGTATGGCACAACTTGACGATGCTCTTTCTAGCACTATTGTTCTAAACGAAGAGCTCAACAACCTCGACTGCCTCGTTCGCCGTCTGTGTGGTGCGGTTGACAATGACAAGTCCCTTTTTCGCATGGCCCTGGAGAGGGAAAGCGAAAAGCATTTCAtcattaacattattttaacaGACGTAGTCAAAGATCTCCGCAAGAACCATCAGAGTTTCCAAGAACTTGAGGAACGTATATGCATATGCTTTAAATCCATCAATAAGGCCAGAGCTCTACTTCTCCAGGAGATTCGTCTTCATCATACGTAA